GGGAACCTCTTCGACCTTGAGGCCGAGAAGGCCGCCCCCGCGAACGGCAACGGCAAGGCTAACGGCAACGGCAAGGCCGAGACGCGCCTCATCCCCGAGGCCGAGTTCACGAAGGCGCTCAAGAAGGAAGCCCGCGAGAAGGGCTGGACCTGCATCCGCCGCACCGACGGCCAGGTCGAGATCCGCGTCCCGGCGGTGTCGTGATCGCGCACGGGCGGTGACGGCCCAGGAGCGGCGGAGGCTCCGAGACGGTCTGCTGGTCTCTCCGAGTGACAGGGCGGCGCGGAGAGCGGCGATCCCGCCCAGCGGGTGCGGTCGGCTGTAAGCACGCGGACCAACCCCCGCCGGCCCGGCTGGGAGGTCGGGCACCAATCACGAGAAAGGAAGCCATGTCGAGCATCGAACGACTCATCATCGCCCACCTCCTGAAGCGCCTGGTGCGTGAGGGGTGGCTGGTGCGCGAGGGGGGCGGATTCCACCCGGCCGAGACGGAGGCGGTGAACTGATGTCGGACTACGAGCAGTTCCTCGCACGCAAGCGCCGCGTCTGGACAGGCGCCGGGATCGACGCGAAGCAGGTGAGCCTGCCGGCCGCGCTCTACCCGTGGCAACAGGCGATCGTGCGCTGGGCGCTCCGCAAGGGCCGCGCGGCCATCTTCGCGGACTGCGGCCTCGGGAAGACGTTCATGCAGGTCGCGTGGGCGCAGTCCCTTGGGGTCACGACCTTGATCCTCGCGCCGCTGTGCGTGGCCGAGCAGACGGTCGCCGAAGCCGCGAAGCTCGGGGTCCGTGTCCGCTACGCGCAGGACCACGCCGACTGGCTGCGCTCGCGCGAGGCTATCACCATCACGAACTACGAACGGCTCCACCTGTTCCAGCCACAGCATTTCTCGGCCGTCGTGCTGGACGAGTCGAGCATCCTCAAGGCGTTCGACGGGGCCACGCGGAACCTGGTTATCAACGCCTTCCGCGACACGAAGTACCGCCTGTGCTGCACCGCCACCCCGAGCCCGAACGACATCTCCGAACTGGCGAACCACGCCGAATTCCTTGGCCTGATGACGCGGCCGGAATTTCTGGCGACCTGGTTTATTCGGATCGGCGAGGGCCACCGGACCACGACCCGCCACGGCTGGCGCATGAAGCGGCACGCGGTTGAGCCGTTCTACCGCTGGATGTCTTCGTGGGCCGTGGCGCTCCGGTCGCCGGCTGATCTCGGGTATGACGACGCCGCGTTCAACCTGCCGCCCCTGACCATCCATGACGCCATCGTGGACGCGGCCCCGCCGGAGGGCGCGCTGTTTCACGGGCTGGCGCTCAAGGGCATCGAGGGCCGGCTCGCCGCGCGGCGCGGGTCGCTCGCGGATCGCGTGGATGCCGCCGTGCAACTCGCGCAGCGGCCGGGTCAGTGGATCTTCTGGTGCGGCCTAAACGCCGAGAGCGACGCCCTGGCTCACGCGCTCCCCGACGCGGTGAATGTCCAGGGGTCGGACGGCTACGCCGAGAAGGTCGGGGCCGTACAGGGCTTCATGCGGGGCGACATCCGCATCCTGATCAGCAAGCCGAAGATCCTCGGCTTCGGGCTCAACCTCCAGTGCTGCCACCAGATGGCCTTCATGGGTCTGTCGGACAGTTACGAAACCTACTACCAGTGCCTGCGCCGCTGTTGGCGCTTCGGCCAACGCCGCCCCGTGGACGCCTACGTGATCGTCTCGGAGGCCGAGCAGGTGGTGGCCGAGAACGTGCGCCGGAAAGAGGCGATGGCGGATTCCCTGAGCCGGGCTCTGCTCCAGCACGTCGCGGCCTTCGAGCGTGAGGAACTAGTCGCATGAACCTGCTTCGATCGGACCGCTTCCCCGAGACGCACCACGACGGCTGGCAGATGGTCAACGGCGACTGTATCGAGGTCATGCGCCATCTGCCGACCAATAGCGTGGATTTATCGGTCTACTCGCCGCCGTTCATCTCGCTCTACACCTACACGGCGAGCGAGCGCGACATCGGCAACTGCGCGAGCAGTGAGGAGTTCTTCGAGCACTTCGGCTTTGTGATCGATGAACTGCTCCGAGTGACCAAGCAGGGCCGCCTCACGTGCTGCCACGTCGCGCAGGTGCCGGCGATGCTGGAGCGCGACGGCTGGATCGGCCTGAAAGACTTCCGCGGCGACACCATCCGGGCGTTTCAGCGCGGCGGCTGGGTCTACCACGGCGAAGTCTGCATCGACAAGGATCCGCAGGCGCAGGCCATCCGCACGAAGGCAAAGGGGCTCCTGTTCGTCCAGATGCGGAAGGACAGCTCCTGGTCCCGGCCGGCGCTGGCTGACTACATCCTCGTCTTCCGCAAGCCGGGCGAGAACGCGGTCCCGGTGCAGCCCGACTCCATTTCCAACGACGACTGGA
Above is a window of Thermoanaerobaculales bacterium DNA encoding:
- a CDS encoding site-specific DNA-methyltransferase, translating into MNLLRSDRFPETHHDGWQMVNGDCIEVMRHLPTNSVDLSVYSPPFISLYTYTASERDIGNCASSEEFFEHFGFVIDELLRVTKQGRLTCCHVAQVPAMLERDGWIGLKDFRGDTIRAFQRGGWVYHGEVCIDKDPQAQAIRTKAKGLLFVQMRKDSSWSRPALADYILVFRKPGENAVPVQPDSISNDDWIQWARPIWYGIRESDTLHVAEARGDDDERHICPLQLGTIERCVRLWSNPGELVLSPFGGIGSEGYESIRLGRRFLGIELKPGYYEVACRNLRAAEAMRKQGELFSDETSA
- a CDS encoding DEAD/DEAH box helicase is translated as MSDYEQFLARKRRVWTGAGIDAKQVSLPAALYPWQQAIVRWALRKGRAAIFADCGLGKTFMQVAWAQSLGVTTLILAPLCVAEQTVAEAAKLGVRVRYAQDHADWLRSREAITITNYERLHLFQPQHFSAVVLDESSILKAFDGATRNLVINAFRDTKYRLCCTATPSPNDISELANHAEFLGLMTRPEFLATWFIRIGEGHRTTTRHGWRMKRHAVEPFYRWMSSWAVALRSPADLGYDDAAFNLPPLTIHDAIVDAAPPEGALFHGLALKGIEGRLAARRGSLADRVDAAVQLAQRPGQWIFWCGLNAESDALAHALPDAVNVQGSDGYAEKVGAVQGFMRGDIRILISKPKILGFGLNLQCCHQMAFMGLSDSYETYYQCLRRCWRFGQRRPVDAYVIVSEAEQVVAENVRRKEAMADSLSRALLQHVAAFEREELVA